From a region of the Helicobacter hepaticus ATCC 51449 genome:
- the miaA gene encoding tRNA (adenosine(37)-N6)-dimethylallyltransferase MiaA encodes MKIIAVLGSSGSGKSALAHRIAMEQNCKIFSLDSLSIYKYLDIASAKPTLLEQSQVCYYALNILEPHQKSNVMIFKDLLLQSIEDIKNNSPHTPLLIVGGSSFFLKSIMEGLSPMPPLEEHEEWVKSLGNISMQYAQLTQIDKTYAQSLSPTDTYRICKALALFKATNTPPSIYFATHKKESLGYDIEIFCLECERDELRERIAKRTKAMIQKGIVEEVQNVLEAYGAQAPALNAIGAKECVNFLQGKVATLQQLEEQIFFHTCQLAKRQRTFNRTQFAQITHLKEKALEAQLIQQIHNNIL; translated from the coding sequence ATGAAAATCATTGCAGTGCTTGGCTCAAGTGGAAGCGGCAAGAGTGCTCTTGCTCATCGCATAGCAATGGAGCAAAATTGTAAGATTTTTAGCCTTGATTCTCTAAGTATTTATAAATATCTTGATATTGCTTCTGCTAAACCCACACTCTTGGAGCAATCACAGGTATGTTATTATGCGCTTAATATCCTAGAGCCACATCAAAAAAGCAATGTGATGATTTTTAAAGATCTTCTGCTCCAAAGCATTGAAGATATCAAAAATAACTCTCCACACACGCCTTTGCTTATTGTAGGCGGAAGTAGCTTTTTTCTTAAAAGCATTATGGAGGGCTTAAGCCCTATGCCTCCCCTTGAAGAACACGAAGAGTGGGTAAAAAGTCTAGGAAATATAAGTATGCAATACGCACAATTAACACAAATTGATAAAACTTATGCTCAAAGTCTCTCACCCACAGATACTTACAGAATCTGCAAAGCCCTTGCGCTCTTTAAAGCCACAAATACACCTCCAAGTATATATTTTGCTACACATAAAAAAGAGTCTTTAGGCTATGACATTGAGATTTTTTGCCTTGAATGCGAACGCGATGAGTTAAGAGAGCGCATTGCTAAACGCACAAAAGCAATGATTCAAAAAGGGATTGTGGAGGAAGTGCAAAATGTATTAGAAGCTTATGGCGCACAAGCTCCTGCGTTAAACGCTATTGGCGCAAAAGAATGTGTAAATTTTTTGCAAGGCAAAGTTGCGACTTTACAACAGCTTGAAGAACAAATCTTTTTTCATACTTGCCAACTTGCCAAACGGCAGCGCACCTTTAATCGCACTCAATTTGCACAAATTACACATTTAAAGGAAAAAGCATTAGAGGCACAATTAATACAGCAAATTCATAATAATATTCTTTGA
- the ilvA gene encoding threonine ammonia-lyase: MKKQIYEKVIKAKQRLENVIIPSPLSYAPMLSLLAQADIYLKKENLQLTGAFKIRGAFNKIASLVEQSTHSQIQGVIAASAGNHAQGVAYAAKHFGIKAVIVMPEATPLLKVSATKALGAEVVLSGDNYDEAYAKALQVAKERDLVFIHPFADEEVIAGQGSIALEMIQECEDLNVVVVPIGGGGLISGIGSVYKQLYPNVRVIGVVASGADAMKRSFESGAIQKIESVRSIADGIAVRDVNEENFALVQECVDEIVSVDDEEIANAILFLIEKQKLVVEGAGAASVASILHKKFALTKQDKVALVLSGGNIDITLLNVIIEKGLLKSNRKMKLEVVLIDKPGSLQGLTNILSKVGANIVQIEYDRTSVMLKYGDALVTMALETKNEEHKVLIREQLQHYGYHFNEIN; this comes from the coding sequence ATGAAAAAGCAGATATATGAAAAAGTAATAAAAGCCAAGCAACGTTTAGAAAATGTGATTATTCCCTCGCCTTTAAGCTATGCACCTATGCTCTCTCTTTTAGCTCAAGCTGATATTTATCTTAAAAAAGAGAATCTGCAACTGACGGGAGCATTTAAGATTCGTGGAGCGTTCAATAAAATTGCCTCTTTGGTTGAACAATCTACTCATTCCCAAATACAGGGCGTTATCGCTGCAAGTGCTGGGAATCACGCGCAAGGTGTTGCCTATGCTGCAAAGCATTTTGGTATAAAAGCCGTGATTGTAATGCCCGAAGCTACTCCTTTACTTAAGGTAAGTGCGACAAAAGCTCTTGGTGCGGAAGTGGTTTTAAGTGGAGATAATTATGATGAAGCCTATGCTAAAGCTTTGCAGGTTGCTAAAGAGCGTGATTTAGTGTTTATTCACCCTTTTGCTGACGAGGAGGTGATTGCAGGGCAGGGCAGTATTGCGCTTGAGATGATACAAGAATGTGAGGATTTAAATGTAGTAGTTGTGCCTATTGGTGGAGGTGGTTTGATTAGTGGTATAGGGAGTGTGTATAAGCAACTATATCCGAATGTAAGAGTTATAGGTGTAGTGGCAAGTGGTGCAGACGCTATGAAACGCTCTTTTGAGAGTGGTGCTATCCAAAAAATAGAATCTGTGCGGAGCATTGCTGATGGTATAGCTGTGCGTGATGTTAATGAGGAGAATTTTGCGCTTGTGCAAGAATGTGTTGATGAAATAGTGAGCGTAGATGATGAAGAAATTGCAAATGCTATTTTATTTTTGATTGAAAAACAAAAACTTGTTGTTGAGGGTGCAGGAGCAGCGAGTGTAGCAAGTATTTTGCACAAAAAGTTTGCACTTACAAAGCAAGATAAAGTAGCACTTGTGCTAAGTGGAGGAAATATTGATATTACTTTGCTTAATGTTATTATTGAAAAAGGTTTATTGAAATCTAATCGGAAGATGAAGCTTGAAGTCGTGCTCATAGATAAGCCCGGTAGTTTGCAAGGGCTAACAAATATTTTAAGTAAAGTGGGTGCAAATATCGTTCAGATTGAATATGATAGGACTTCTGTTATGCTTAAATATGGAGATGCACTTGTAACAATGGCATTAGAGACAAAAAATGAAGAACACAAAGTGCTCATTCGCGAGCAACTTCAACATTATGGTTATCATTTTAATGAGATTAATTAG
- a CDS encoding Fur family transcriptional regulator, which translates to MNANHRVETLDSILERLRSSIKKNGLKNSKQREEIIAVLYKSGTHLSPEEITNIIKTTDKNASISSVYRILSFLEKEGFITALEADKSGRRYEIAAKEHHDHIICLACGDIIEFVDADIERLQLDIAQQFGAKLISHDMRLFVKCSKCQGL; encoded by the coding sequence ATGAATGCAAATCATCGCGTGGAAACACTAGATTCTATACTTGAAAGGTTAAGAAGCTCAATTAAAAAAAATGGGCTTAAAAATTCTAAACAACGCGAAGAAATCATTGCTGTGCTATATAAAAGTGGTACACATCTTAGCCCTGAAGAGATTACTAATATTATCAAAACAACTGATAAAAATGCAAGTATCTCCTCTGTATATAGAATCCTAAGCTTCCTTGAAAAAGAGGGATTTATTACTGCTCTTGAGGCTGATAAAAGTGGAAGACGCTATGAAATTGCTGCCAAAGAACATCACGACCATATTATTTGTTTAGCTTGTGGCGACATTATAGAGTTTGTAGATGCAGATATTGAACGTTTGCAACTTGATATTGCACAACAATTTGGCGCAAAACTCATCAGCCACGATATGAGATTATTTGTCAAATGCTCGAAATGTCAAGGACTCTAA
- a CDS encoding glycosyltransferase family 39 protein, whose translation MIREIWEIYRDSNLRTNVLFCLILGINVFLLFLLCGDISIHYKEAFGVFYSQDLAFIIARFSLKLFGYNDYALRLPFILIHMCNMFLLYKISRIYLKKPRDALVVILIYALLPGVMFSALFVLKSGLIIFVALLCCYYQMRYQKMPYIVMFFAIFLDGIFAILFFALFFYALKNKNTLGMILSLLFFALNMYFFGLDVSGVPRNYFLSNLGNMALFFSPLLLIYYIYTLYNALRKQNNVLLDIGASSMFFVVLLSLRQDVDLETLFPMSVVALPVAIKQFFSDMRVRLPSFRVGYVRRFVMILALLFIQTSLLYGNKIFYLFGMENHFASSYYISKDVARLLKQKGIDAIKTSSRKLELALRFYGIKGSEEPYLMPVNNLNESYENEIPVIYLGKKVASFVIVPSVQSRPITTTQSRLRQKIESTKSQSGQSKD comes from the coding sequence ATGATAAGAGAGATTTGGGAGATATATAGAGATTCTAATTTACGCACAAATGTGCTTTTTTGTTTGATTTTGGGCATAAATGTTTTTTTGTTATTTCTCTTATGCGGCGATATAAGTATTCATTATAAGGAAGCTTTTGGCGTATTTTATTCTCAAGATTTGGCTTTTATTATTGCGCGTTTTTCACTTAAGCTATTTGGATATAATGACTATGCTCTGCGTTTGCCTTTTATTCTTATTCATATGTGCAATATGTTTCTTTTATATAAAATTTCTAGAATCTACCTCAAAAAACCTCGTGATGCGTTGGTTGTAATACTCATTTATGCACTTTTGCCCGGAGTAATGTTTAGCGCACTTTTTGTATTAAAAAGTGGTTTGATTATTTTTGTGGCACTTTTATGTTGTTATTATCAGATGAGATATCAAAAAATGCCTTATATTGTGATGTTTTTTGCAATATTTTTAGATGGAATCTTTGCGATTTTATTTTTTGCACTCTTTTTTTATGCACTTAAAAATAAAAATACTTTAGGAATGATTCTCTCCTTGCTTTTTTTTGCTTTGAATATGTATTTTTTTGGGCTTGATGTTTCAGGTGTTCCACGCAATTATTTTCTGTCAAATTTAGGGAATATGGCTTTGTTTTTTTCACCTTTGTTGCTCATATATTATATCTATACGCTTTATAATGCTCTAAGAAAGCAAAATAACGTGCTTTTAGATATTGGCGCATCTTCAATGTTTTTTGTTGTGCTGCTTTCATTGAGGCAAGATGTAGATCTTGAAACACTTTTTCCTATGAGTGTGGTAGCTCTTCCTGTGGCAATTAAGCAATTTTTTTCAGATATGAGGGTGCGTTTGCCTTCATTTAGGGTAGGTTATGTGCGACGATTCGTAATGATTTTAGCGCTGCTTTTTATTCAAACCTCCTTACTTTATGGCAATAAAATATTTTATCTCTTTGGTATGGAAAATCACTTTGCAAGTTCGTATTATATTAGCAAAGATGTAGCACGCTTACTCAAGCAAAAGGGCATTGATGCGATTAAAACAAGTAGTCGCAAATTAGAGCTTGCTTTACGATTTTATGGCATAAAAGGAAGTGAAGAGCCTTATTTGATGCCTGTGAATAATCTCAATGAAAGTTATGAGAATGAAATCCCTGTGATATATTTAGGGAAGAAAGTGGCATCATTTGTGATAGTGCCCTCTGTGCAAAGTCGTCCTATTACTACTACACAATCACGACTTAGGCAAAAAATAGAATCAACAAAATCTCAATCAGGTCAATCCAAAGATTAA
- the flgH gene encoding flagellar basal body L-ring protein FlgH, which translates to MYLIGILILFIALYPRHSFAFEPNIDFNAPDWVEERESADNDIPELPRAGSLFGSGDKPLFSDRRAMKPDDLITIVISENANANFTTNKNYNGASGGNVTPPSIEYTGNNEEQKQIVSELNDQAAYNLTKANNTSNFQGGGAQTRSEALNATITARIVKVLDNNTYFIHGRREVLVDGEKQILELSGVVRSFDISKDNVVQSKHIANAKIAYTSLGPISDTNHKKPVSDGIESLYPF; encoded by the coding sequence ATGTATCTTATTGGAATCTTAATTCTCTTTATTGCTTTATATCCACGACACAGCTTTGCCTTTGAACCTAACATTGATTTTAACGCGCCTGATTGGGTAGAAGAGAGAGAATCCGCAGATAATGACATTCCCGAATTACCCCGTGCAGGAAGCCTTTTTGGTAGCGGAGATAAACCACTTTTTTCTGATAGACGCGCAATGAAGCCCGATGACCTTATTACGATTGTTATCTCTGAAAATGCCAATGCAAATTTCACAACAAATAAAAACTACAATGGTGCAAGTGGGGGCAATGTAACGCCTCCATCCATAGAATACACAGGTAATAATGAAGAGCAAAAACAAATTGTTTCTGAACTCAATGACCAAGCGGCTTATAATCTTACCAAAGCAAATAATACTTCTAATTTTCAAGGTGGAGGAGCACAAACGCGAAGTGAAGCCCTCAATGCTACGATTACAGCAAGAATTGTCAAAGTGCTTGATAACAATACCTACTTCATACACGGACGCCGAGAAGTGCTTGTAGATGGCGAGAAACAAATCCTTGAATTAAGCGGCGTGGTGCGTTCATTTGATATTAGCAAAGATAATGTTGTGCAAAGCAAACATATCGCAAATGCCAAAATTGCCTACACTTCGCTAGGACCAATCAGTGATACAAATCATAAAAAACCTGTAAGCGATGGCATAGAATCTCTGTATCCCTTTTAG
- a CDS encoding pyridoxal-phosphate-dependent aminotransferase family protein, with amino-acid sequence MLLFTPGPTPVPESIRNAMSEPTLHHRTPEFEAIFAQARKGLLEILKMPEVLMLASSGTGAMEACVCTFTQNKVLSINSGKFGERFGKIAKAHKIPYTEIINDWDTPVSAKSVLEVLQKESEIDCFCIQMCESAGGLRHPVEEIAQAIKAHNPRIVVVVDAITAMGVEEIDTTYIDALIGGSQKAFMLPPGLSIIGLSHYAIELANERNIGFYFNLKTELKNQAQNTTAWTAPTTIITGLTRYFELINGNMQQVYAQTKARSLATQKALESLGLKIYPKSPAIAMNTIYDEVNAAPLRKILKNEFALNVAGGQDKLKTSIIRINQMGLIALNESVWVVNAIELALERLNLRKFDGTGNKVFLTTYYEILDK; translated from the coding sequence ATGCTACTTTTTACGCCCGGACCTACACCTGTGCCAGAATCCATACGCAATGCAATGAGTGAGCCTACTTTGCATCATCGCACACCAGAGTTTGAAGCAATTTTTGCTCAAGCGAGAAAGGGGCTTTTAGAGATTTTGAAAATGCCTGAAGTGCTTATGCTTGCAAGTAGTGGCACTGGTGCAATGGAAGCGTGTGTATGCACTTTTACTCAAAATAAAGTGCTAAGTATCAATAGTGGTAAATTTGGTGAACGATTTGGCAAAATAGCAAAGGCACACAAAATCCCCTATACAGAAATCATTAATGATTGGGATACGCCTGTAAGCGCGAAAAGTGTGCTTGAAGTGCTACAAAAAGAGAGTGAAATTGATTGCTTTTGTATCCAAATGTGCGAATCTGCAGGAGGATTGCGCCACCCTGTAGAAGAAATTGCTCAAGCAATTAAAGCGCATAATCCGCGTATTGTAGTTGTTGTTGATGCCATTACTGCTATGGGTGTTGAAGAAATTGATACGACATATATTGATGCACTCATTGGCGGCTCACAAAAAGCTTTTATGCTCCCACCGGGCTTAAGCATTATAGGACTTTCTCATTATGCGATAGAACTTGCAAACGAGCGGAATATAGGTTTTTATTTTAATCTCAAAACAGAGCTTAAAAATCAAGCACAAAATACGACTGCTTGGACTGCGCCTACGACAATTATCACAGGCTTGACACGATATTTTGAACTCATCAATGGCAATATGCAACAAGTTTATGCGCAAACCAAAGCGCGTTCTCTCGCTACACAAAAAGCCCTAGAATCACTCGGGCTTAAAATCTACCCAAAATCTCCTGCAATAGCGATGAATACAATTTATGATGAGGTAAATGCCGCACCTCTTAGGAAGATTCTTAAAAATGAATTTGCACTTAATGTAGCAGGTGGGCAAGATAAGCTTAAAACAAGTATTATACGCATTAATCAAATGGGACTTATCGCACTTAATGAGAGTGTGTGGGTTGTGAACGCAATAGAGCTTGCCCTAGAACGATTAAATCTTAGGAAATTTGATGGCACAGGAAATAAAGTATTTCTCACTACCTATTATGAGATATTAGATAAATAG
- the pseI gene encoding pseudaminic acid synthase, with protein MSISKHIAKSHTPLIIAELSANHNQSLEIAKDSIRAIAACGADGVKLQTYTPECLTLQSNEPHFCISGGTLWDKRNLYELYKEAQTPWEWHKELFSLAKELGLLIFSSPFSPKGVAFLESLQCPIYKVASFEVMHYELIEAIAKTKKPIIISTGVATHKELKTALEICHKYGCKDITLLHCISEYPAPLESANLLAMPQLAKTYKKYNIKYGLSDHTLGALCPSIATSLGASMIEKHFILDSSLGGVDSAFSMNKDEFKAMVEQVRDTALALGCKKPKISADIRKKRRQFARSIWVSADIKKGEKFTHKNLSVVRPSGGEHPRYLHKILGKSAKVALKAAQPLRLSDVK; from the coding sequence ATGAGCATATCAAAACATATCGCTAAATCCCATACTCCCCTTATTATCGCCGAACTTAGTGCAAATCACAACCAAAGCCTAGAAATTGCTAAAGATTCTATTCGTGCGATTGCCGCTTGTGGCGCTGATGGCGTGAAACTACAAACTTATACGCCAGAATGCCTCACACTTCAATCAAATGAGCCACATTTTTGCATTAGTGGTGGCACACTTTGGGATAAACGCAATCTCTATGAACTTTATAAAGAAGCCCAAACTCCTTGGGAATGGCATAAAGAACTTTTTTCTCTTGCAAAAGAGTTAGGTTTGCTTATTTTTAGCTCACCTTTTTCACCTAAAGGTGTTGCATTTTTAGAATCTTTGCAATGCCCGATTTATAAAGTAGCAAGTTTTGAAGTAATGCACTATGAGCTTATAGAAGCCATTGCCAAAACAAAAAAGCCAATCATTATTTCCACAGGCGTAGCTACGCACAAAGAACTTAAAACTGCACTTGAGATTTGTCATAAATATGGCTGTAAGGATATTACCTTACTTCATTGCATAAGTGAATATCCTGCCCCATTAGAATCTGCAAATCTCCTTGCTATGCCTCAACTTGCTAAAACCTATAAAAAATACAATATCAAATATGGATTATCTGACCATACACTTGGTGCACTTTGTCCAAGTATCGCTACAAGCTTAGGAGCAAGTATGATTGAGAAGCATTTTATTCTTGACTCCTCACTTGGTGGTGTAGATAGCGCCTTTAGTATGAATAAAGATGAATTTAAAGCTATGGTAGAGCAAGTGCGCGATACCGCTTTGGCATTAGGGTGCAAAAAACCTAAAATTTCCGCAGATATACGCAAAAAAAGGCGACAATTTGCACGAAGCATTTGGGTAAGTGCAGATATTAAAAAAGGTGAAAAATTCACGCACAAAAATCTCTCTGTCGTGCGTCCTAGCGGCGGAGAACACCCACGATATTTGCATAAGATTCTAGGCAAGAGTGCCAAAGTCGCACTCAAAGCTGCACAGCCTCTCCGATTAAGTGATGTCAAATAG
- the pseF gene encoding pseudaminic acid cytidylyltransferase produces MRKVALIPARGGSKRIPDKNIKPFCGKPIIAYPIITALESALFDEVIVSTDSTQIAQVACEYGAKVPFMRPKELSDDFTPTAPVAKHAVESLKLHKEDLLCVIYPTAPLLTQKTLSLGLKALLENPHKLFAFCAVSYYYNPYRSFCIKNDEIEMLFPKHYLTRSQDLEQVYHDAGQCYWGYVNAWRESLPIFAPHSSAIIVPSKEVQDIDTLEDWAMAEMKYRLLEDSINKNIES; encoded by the coding sequence GTGAGAAAAGTCGCTCTTATCCCTGCTCGTGGTGGAAGTAAAAGGATACCTGATAAAAATATCAAGCCCTTTTGTGGCAAACCTATCATTGCTTATCCTATTATTACAGCATTAGAATCTGCACTTTTTGATGAAGTCATAGTCAGCACAGATTCTACACAAATCGCACAAGTTGCGTGTGAATATGGAGCAAAAGTGCCCTTTATGCGCCCAAAAGAGCTAAGTGATGACTTTACCCCCACTGCACCTGTGGCAAAACACGCCGTAGAATCACTAAAATTACACAAAGAGGATTTGCTCTGCGTGATTTATCCCACTGCACCTTTGCTTACTCAAAAAACACTCTCTCTTGGACTAAAGGCTCTTTTAGAAAATCCGCACAAACTCTTTGCTTTTTGTGCTGTAAGCTATTATTATAATCCTTATCGGAGTTTTTGCATCAAAAATGATGAGATAGAAATGCTTTTTCCAAAGCATTATCTCACGCGCTCACAAGATTTAGAGCAAGTCTATCACGATGCGGGGCAGTGCTATTGGGGATATGTGAATGCGTGGAGAGAATCTCTGCCTATTTTTGCACCTCATTCAAGTGCAATAATTGTGCCAAGTAAAGAAGTCCAAGACATTGATACACTTGAGGATTGGGCAATGGCAGAGATGAAGTATAGACTTTTAGAAGATTCTATAAACAAGAATATAGAATCTTAA
- a CDS encoding DMT family transporter, whose protein sequence is MKQNITQGILAMLISSFLFALMSAEAKILSDSIPPMEVAFFRSFVMILLLLPLLFNKPMKLPRHKSGGWWILVARAGAGGLSFVALFYNIATISLGTASAFAQSMPLYVVVLSIIFLKEHFNVGVILSTILGFIGILLICNPSLNELEMLNIVFGIAGALSMAVAFLNLRALKDYFSSWVIVFSTGVAMSVMALLLSWCGVPYFDEQWVMPNGIEWLHIALLGFFGTLGQHYLTKAYMIAPAGIIAPIDYTRLVFSVILGVILGDALPNLPTSVGIVLIILSGVGVGLPVLLADMRRLRRYRRISSSLNARHDTIRNTEGKSHNKTKDI, encoded by the coding sequence ATGAAGCAAAATATTACTCAAGGCATTTTAGCAATGCTCATTTCATCTTTTCTTTTTGCTCTTATGAGTGCAGAGGCAAAAATCCTTTCAGATTCTATTCCGCCTATGGAAGTGGCTTTTTTTCGCTCATTTGTGATGATTCTCCTTTTGCTTCCACTGCTTTTTAATAAACCTATGAAATTGCCAAGACATAAAAGCGGCGGTTGGTGGATTCTTGTGGCGCGTGCTGGTGCTGGAGGACTTAGCTTTGTGGCACTTTTTTATAATATTGCTACCATTTCTCTAGGCACAGCGAGTGCTTTTGCTCAAAGTATGCCCTTATATGTCGTAGTGCTTTCAATAATATTTTTAAAAGAGCATTTCAATGTAGGCGTGATTTTATCTACTATTTTAGGTTTTATAGGGATTTTGCTTATATGTAACCCTTCTTTAAATGAGTTAGAAATGCTTAATATTGTCTTTGGTATCGCAGGTGCACTTTCTATGGCAGTTGCATTTTTGAATCTTCGCGCGCTCAAGGATTATTTTAGCTCGTGGGTGATTGTATTTTCTACAGGAGTAGCAATGAGTGTTATGGCATTGCTACTAAGCTGGTGCGGTGTGCCATATTTTGATGAGCAATGGGTAATGCCTAATGGGATAGAGTGGCTACATATTGCATTGCTTGGTTTTTTTGGCACTTTGGGTCAGCATTATCTTACAAAAGCTTATATGATTGCGCCTGCTGGAATCATCGCGCCTATTGATTATACGCGCTTAGTATTTTCTGTGATTTTGGGCGTGATTTTAGGTGATGCTTTGCCAAATCTCCCTACAAGTGTTGGTATTGTGCTTATTATCCTTTCTGGTGTTGGTGTGGGATTACCCGTGCTTTTAGCAGATATGAGGCGATTAAGAAGATATAGGCGCATTTCAAGTTCTCTTAACGCAAGGCACGATACAATCCGCAATACAGAGGGAAAATCTCACAACAAGACAAAGGATATATGA
- the pseH gene encoding UDP-4-amino-4,6-dideoxy-N-acetyl-beta-L-altrosamine N-acetyltransferase, translating to MRIDIFCESGSAYGLGHFYRCLKLIALCGRIPQIDSITLHNRGNFTPPALDTLLPPLQIQIECKNYEWLSTQPQMLDIAIVDSYEAQEWFYHRLSNEAKALICLDDTFRDVYPPTSYILNPAPNATSVFPQNKQFWCGEEYLILPFPCADSKAQCSKSSINELKNICVTFGGVDKSNLAQAFVDSLSTMILTHPNLKDKHFHIILGGGYTHTLHLPQSLKEASNPHISLYHNLNPYDFLSQAQQCDIAISAGGGSMLELIALKIPSIIIESATNQHFQITQYAQKNVILQAQSPQDTLRILATLLPKDIIHIQNALKSLSLGTKLPFALHNLIKSLALQTTEDSHNQEIEAKDFTQLTQEEAHLVLEMRNHPQIAQWMYSERILPQTHFDFLKQLKDDASRRYWLLCQENEYIGVGSLTRINLAHKHAFIGIYTNPFCAKVFKGRTILNFLESQAFEHLGLHTLHLEVLSTNIKARKFYERTGYIYEGVLHNFIAQKEKDTRRYYDVILMYKEHL from the coding sequence ATGCGTATTGATATATTTTGTGAGAGCGGAAGTGCATATGGATTAGGACATTTTTATCGCTGTTTAAAACTTATAGCTCTCTGTGGGCGCATTCCTCAAATAGATTCTATCACTTTACATAATCGTGGCAATTTTACTCCTCCCGCACTTGACACACTCCTGCCCCCACTGCAAATACAAATAGAATGCAAAAATTACGAGTGGCTCTCTACCCAGCCCCAAATGCTTGATATTGCCATTGTGGATAGCTATGAGGCGCAGGAATGGTTTTATCATCGCTTAAGCAATGAAGCAAAAGCGCTCATTTGCCTTGATGATACCTTTAGAGATGTATATCCACCCACAAGCTATATCCTTAATCCCGCTCCTAATGCGACATCTGTATTTCCTCAAAATAAGCAATTTTGGTGCGGAGAGGAATATTTAATCCTCCCTTTTCCCTGCGCAGATTCAAAAGCTCAATGCAGCAAATCAAGTATAAATGAATTAAAAAATATATGTGTTACTTTTGGCGGTGTGGATAAAAGCAATCTTGCTCAAGCATTTGTAGATAGTCTCTCTACAATGATTTTAACACACCCAAACCTTAAAGATAAACATTTTCATATTATCTTAGGCGGTGGATATACGCATACTCTGCATTTACCTCAATCTTTAAAAGAAGCCTCAAATCCACACATAAGCCTTTATCACAACTTAAACCCTTATGACTTTCTTTCTCAAGCACAGCAATGTGATATTGCTATAAGTGCAGGAGGTGGGAGTATGCTTGAACTCATCGCGCTTAAAATCCCAAGTATTATTATAGAATCCGCTACCAATCAGCATTTTCAAATCACACAATACGCACAAAAAAATGTCATACTCCAAGCCCAAAGCCCACAAGATACACTTAGAATCCTTGCTACACTTTTACCCAAAGATATTATACATATTCAAAATGCGCTCAAATCACTTTCTTTAGGTACAAAACTCCCTTTTGCACTCCACAATCTTATCAAGTCTTTAGCACTTCAAACCACAGAAGATTCTCACAATCAAGAGATTGAAGCAAAAGATTTTACCCAGCTCACACAAGAAGAAGCCCATCTTGTGCTTGAAATGCGTAATCACCCGCAAATTGCGCAATGGATGTATAGCGAGCGAATTTTACCTCAAACGCATTTTGATTTTCTTAAACAACTTAAAGATGATGCTTCAAGGCGATATTGGCTTTTATGTCAAGAAAATGAATATATCGGTGTAGGTTCACTCACACGCATTAATCTCGCACATAAACACGCTTTTATCGGTATCTATACTAATCCTTTTTGTGCAAAAGTCTTTAAGGGACGCACGATTCTAAACTTTTTAGAATCTCAAGCCTTTGAACATTTAGGGCTTCATACTCTCCACCTTGAAGTTCTAAGCACCAATATCAAAGCTCGCAAATTCTATGAACGAACAGGTTATATATATGAAGGCGTGTTGCATAATTTTATCGCTCAAAAAGAAAAAGATACAAGACGATATTATGATGTCATATTGATGTATAAGGAACATTTATGA